A section of the Rattus norvegicus strain BN/NHsdMcwi chromosome 15, GRCr8, whole genome shotgun sequence genome encodes:
- the Irf9 gene encoding interferon regulatory factor 9 isoform X1, producing the protein MLLERKEHGRVFREGPLHEVGPGGQRMATGKARCTRKLRNWIVEQVESGQFPGVCWDDAAKTMFRIPWKHAGKQDFREDQDAAIFKAWALFKEKHKDGDIGNPAVWKTRLRCALNKSSEFEEVPERGRMDVAEPYKVYRILPAGTLPTQPRNQKSPFKRSISSVSPERGECKENGIVSHSDSGSNVCGGGSNGGGSSDSCGSTSSSELEEGAGTTEATVQEDPVFMENPLPPNSDYSLLLTFIYGGRVVHEIQVHSLDCRLVAEPSDPESSMVQQVVFPRPDPLEPTQSLLNQLERGILVASNSRGLFVQRLCPIPISWNAPEAPPGPGPHLLPSNKCVELFSTTYFCRDLAQYFQGQGPLPKYQATLHFWDRSPSSSHTQENLITVRMEQAFARNLLEKIPEEEKAALFLVQHTEHQPATLAL; encoded by the exons ATGCTGCTAGAGAGAAAAGAACATGGAAGGGTCTTCAGGGAAGGGCCTTTGCATGAAGTTGGCCCTGGTGGTCAGAG GATGGCCACAGGCAAAGCACGCTGTACCCGAAAGCTCCGGAACTGGATAGTGGAACAGGTGGAAAGTGGGCAGTTCCCAGGGGTGTGCTGGGACGACGCAGCCAAGACCATGTTCCGGATTCCCTGGAAGCACGCAGGCAAGCAAGACTTCCGAGAAGACCAGGATGCTGCCATATTCAAG GCCTGGGCACTGTTTAAGGAAAAGCACAAAGACGGGGACATAGGAAACCCTGCTGTCTGGAAGACTCGCCTACGCTGTGCCCTCAACAAGAGTTCCGAATTTGAGGAGGTTCCCGAGAGAGGCCGGATGGATGTTGCAGAACCCTACAAAGTATATCGAATACTGCCAGCAGGAACCCTCCCCA CCCAACCAAGAAACCAGAAATCGCCATTCAAGCGAAGTATCAGTTCTGTGTCACCTGAGAGGGGAGAGTGTAAG GAAAATGGGATTGTAAGCCACTCAGACAGCGGCAGCAATGTCTGTGGTGGTGGCAGCAACGGTGGCGGCAGCAGTGACAGCTGTGGCAGCACCAGCAGCTCTGAGCTAGAGGAAG GAGCTGGCACAACTGAAGCCACCGTTCAAGAGGACCCAGTGTTCATGGAGAATCCGCTTCCTCCGAACTCAG ACTACTCGCTGCTGCTCACCTTCATCTATGGCGGGCGCGTGGTGCATGAGATCCAGGTGCACAGCCTAGACTGTCGGCTTGTGGCTGAGCCCTCAGACCCGGAGAGCAGCATGGTGCAGCAGGTGGTGTTTCCCAGACCTGACCCACTGGAGCCCACCCAGAGCCTGCTGAATCAGCTCGAGAGAGGCATCCTGGTGGCCAGCAATTCCAGAGGCCTCTTTGTTCAGCGCCTCTGCCCCATCCCCATCTCCTGGAACGCACCCGAGGCCCCACCTGGGCCTGGGCCTCATCTGCTGCCCAGCAATAAGTGTGTGGAGCTCTTCAGTACCACATACTTCTGTAGAG ATTTGGCCCAGTACTTCCAGGGCCAGGGACCTCTACCCAAGTACCAAGCAACACTGCATTTCTGGGACAGGAGTCCTAGCTCTAGCCATACCCAAGAGAATCTTATCACGGTGCGG ATGGAGCAGGCCTTTGCCCGAAATTTACTAGAGAAGATTCCAGAAGAGGAGAAAGCTGCCTTGTTCCTGGTACAGCACACAGAGCACCAACCTGCCACTCTCGCACTCTGA
- the Irf9 gene encoding interferon regulatory factor 9 isoform X3: MLLERKEHGRVFREGPLHEVGPGGQRMATGKARCTRKLRNWIVEQVESGQFPGVCWDDAAKTMFRIPWKHAGKQDFREDQDAAIFKAWALFKEKHKDGDIGNPAVWKTRLRCALNKSSEFEEVPERGRMDVAEPYKVYRILPAGTLPTQPRNQKSPFKRSISSVSPERGECKELAQLKPPFKRTQCSWRIRFLRTQTTRCCSPSSMAGAWCMRSRCTA, from the exons ATGCTGCTAGAGAGAAAAGAACATGGAAGGGTCTTCAGGGAAGGGCCTTTGCATGAAGTTGGCCCTGGTGGTCAGAG GATGGCCACAGGCAAAGCACGCTGTACCCGAAAGCTCCGGAACTGGATAGTGGAACAGGTGGAAAGTGGGCAGTTCCCAGGGGTGTGCTGGGACGACGCAGCCAAGACCATGTTCCGGATTCCCTGGAAGCACGCAGGCAAGCAAGACTTCCGAGAAGACCAGGATGCTGCCATATTCAAG GCCTGGGCACTGTTTAAGGAAAAGCACAAAGACGGGGACATAGGAAACCCTGCTGTCTGGAAGACTCGCCTACGCTGTGCCCTCAACAAGAGTTCCGAATTTGAGGAGGTTCCCGAGAGAGGCCGGATGGATGTTGCAGAACCCTACAAAGTATATCGAATACTGCCAGCAGGAACCCTCCCCA CCCAACCAAGAAACCAGAAATCGCCATTCAAGCGAAGTATCAGTTCTGTGTCACCTGAGAGGGGAGAGTGTAAG GAGCTGGCACAACTGAAGCCACCGTTCAAGAGGACCCAGTGTTCATGGAGAATCCGCTTCCTCCGAACTCAG ACTACTCGCTGCTGCTCACCTTCATCTATGGCGGGCGCGTGGTGCATGAGATCCAGGTGCACAGCCTAG
- the Irf9 gene encoding interferon regulatory factor 9 isoform X2: MATGKARCTRKLRNWIVEQVESGQFPGVCWDDAAKTMFRIPWKHAGKQDFREDQDAAIFKAWALFKEKHKDGDIGNPAVWKTRLRCALNKSSEFEEVPERGRMDVAEPYKVYRILPAGTLPTQPRNQKSPFKRSISSVSPERGECKENGIVSHSDSGSNVCGGGSNGGGSSDSCGSTSSSELEEGAGTTEATVQEDPVFMENPLPPNSDYSLLLTFIYGGRVVHEIQVHSLDCRLVAEPSDPESSMVQQVVFPRPDPLEPTQSLLNQLERGILVASNSRGLFVQRLCPIPISWNAPEAPPGPGPHLLPSNKCVELFSTTYFCRDLAQYFQGQGPLPKYQATLHFWDRSPSSSHTQENLITVRMEQAFARNLLEKIPEEEKAALFLVQHTEHQPATLAL; the protein is encoded by the exons ATGGCCACAGGCAAAGCACGCTGTACCCGAAAGCTCCGGAACTGGATAGTGGAACAGGTGGAAAGTGGGCAGTTCCCAGGGGTGTGCTGGGACGACGCAGCCAAGACCATGTTCCGGATTCCCTGGAAGCACGCAGGCAAGCAAGACTTCCGAGAAGACCAGGATGCTGCCATATTCAAG GCCTGGGCACTGTTTAAGGAAAAGCACAAAGACGGGGACATAGGAAACCCTGCTGTCTGGAAGACTCGCCTACGCTGTGCCCTCAACAAGAGTTCCGAATTTGAGGAGGTTCCCGAGAGAGGCCGGATGGATGTTGCAGAACCCTACAAAGTATATCGAATACTGCCAGCAGGAACCCTCCCCA CCCAACCAAGAAACCAGAAATCGCCATTCAAGCGAAGTATCAGTTCTGTGTCACCTGAGAGGGGAGAGTGTAAG GAAAATGGGATTGTAAGCCACTCAGACAGCGGCAGCAATGTCTGTGGTGGTGGCAGCAACGGTGGCGGCAGCAGTGACAGCTGTGGCAGCACCAGCAGCTCTGAGCTAGAGGAAG GAGCTGGCACAACTGAAGCCACCGTTCAAGAGGACCCAGTGTTCATGGAGAATCCGCTTCCTCCGAACTCAG ACTACTCGCTGCTGCTCACCTTCATCTATGGCGGGCGCGTGGTGCATGAGATCCAGGTGCACAGCCTAGACTGTCGGCTTGTGGCTGAGCCCTCAGACCCGGAGAGCAGCATGGTGCAGCAGGTGGTGTTTCCCAGACCTGACCCACTGGAGCCCACCCAGAGCCTGCTGAATCAGCTCGAGAGAGGCATCCTGGTGGCCAGCAATTCCAGAGGCCTCTTTGTTCAGCGCCTCTGCCCCATCCCCATCTCCTGGAACGCACCCGAGGCCCCACCTGGGCCTGGGCCTCATCTGCTGCCCAGCAATAAGTGTGTGGAGCTCTTCAGTACCACATACTTCTGTAGAG ATTTGGCCCAGTACTTCCAGGGCCAGGGACCTCTACCCAAGTACCAAGCAACACTGCATTTCTGGGACAGGAGTCCTAGCTCTAGCCATACCCAAGAGAATCTTATCACGGTGCGG ATGGAGCAGGCCTTTGCCCGAAATTTACTAGAGAAGATTCCAGAAGAGGAGAAAGCTGCCTTGTTCCTGGTACAGCACACAGAGCACCAACCTGCCACTCTCGCACTCTGA
- the Irf9 gene encoding interferon regulatory factor 9 (The RefSeq protein has 1 substitution compared to this genomic sequence), with protein MATGKARCTRKLRNWIVEQVESGQFPGVCWDDAAKTMFRIPWKHAGKQDFREDQDAAIFKAWALFKEKHKDGDIGNPAVWKTRLRCALNKSSEFEEVPERGRMDVAEPYKVYRILPAGTLPTQPRNQKSPFKRSISSVSPERGECKENGIVSHSDSGSNVCGGGSNGGGSSDSCGSTSSSELEEGAGTTEATVQEDPVFMENPLPPNSDYSLLLTFIYGGRVVHEIQVHSLDCRLVAEPSDPESSMVQQVVFPRPDPLEPTQSLLNQLERGILVASNSRGLFVQRLCPIPISWNAPEAPPGPGPHLLPSNKCVELFSTTYFCRDLAQYFQGQGPLPKYQATLHFWDRSPSSSYTQENLITVRMEQAFARNLLEKIPEEEKAALFLVQHTEHQPATLAL; from the exons ATGGCCACAGGCAAAGCACGCTGTACCCGAAAGCTCCGGAACTGGATAGTGGAACAGGTGGAAAGTGGGCAGTTCCCAGGGGTGTGCTGGGACGACGCAGCCAAGACCATGTTCCGGATTCCCTGGAAGCACGCAGGCAAGCAAGACTTCCGAGAAGACCAGGATGCTGCCATATTCAAG GCCTGGGCACTGTTTAAGGAAAAGCACAAAGACGGGGACATAGGAAACCCTGCTGTCTGGAAGACTCGCCTACGCTGTGCCCTCAACAAGAGTTCCGAATTTGAGGAGGTTCCCGAGAGAGGCCGGATGGATGTTGCAGAACCCTACAAAGTATATCGAATACTGCCAGCAGGAACCCTCCCCA CCCAACCAAGAAACCAGAAATCGCCATTCAAGCGAAGTATCAGTTCTGTGTCACCTGAGAGGGGAGAGTGTAAG GAAAATGGGATTGTAAGCCACTCAGACAGCGGCAGCAATGTCTGTGGTGGTGGCAGCAACGGTGGCGGCAGCAGTGACAGCTGTGGCAGCACCAGCAGCTCTGAGCTAGAGGAAG GAGCTGGCACAACTGAAGCCACCGTTCAAGAGGACCCAGTGTTCATGGAGAATCCGCTTCCTCCGAACTCAG ACTACTCGCTGCTGCTCACCTTCATCTATGGCGGGCGCGTGGTGCATGAGATCCAGGTGCACAGCCTAGACTGTCGGCTTGTGGCTGAGCCCTCAGACCCGGAGAGCAGCATGGTGCAGCAGGTGGTGTTTCCCAGACCTGACCCACTGGAGCCCACCCAGAGCCTGCTGAATCAGCTCGAGAGAGGCATCCTGGTGGCCAGCAATTCCAGAGGCCTCTTTGTTCAGCGCCTCTGCCCCATCCCCATCTCCTGGAACGCACCCGAGGCCCCACCTGGGCCTGGGCCTCATCTGCTGCCCAGCAATAAGTGTGTGGAGCTCTTCAGTACCACATACTTCTGTAGAG ATTTGGCCCAGTACTTCCAGGGCCAGGGACCTCTACCCAAGTACCAAGCAACACTGCATTTCTGGGACAGGAGTCCTAGCTCTAGCCATACCCAAGAGAATCTTATCACGGTGCGG ATGGAGCAGGCCTTTGCCCGAAATTTACTAGAGAAGATTCCAGAAGAGGAGAAAGCTGCCTTGTTCCTGGTACAGCACACAGAGCACCAACCTGCCACTCTCGCACTCTGA